A genome region from Hevea brasiliensis isolate MT/VB/25A 57/8 chromosome 7, ASM3005281v1, whole genome shotgun sequence includes the following:
- the LOC110656634 gene encoding uncharacterized protein LOC110656634, with amino-acid sequence MSVEVLDGATIVNFVEDEEAFTMSIRERFAHLDIDQDGLLSYTEMLKELQSLRVFETHFGIDVKREPEELARVYSSLFEQFDHDLNGRVDLEEFKQETKKMMLAMANGMGFLPVQMVLEEDSLLKKAVERESTSARTVAAA; translated from the coding sequence ATGAGTGTGGAAGTTTTGGACGGTGCCACCATTGTCAACTTTGTGGAGGACGAGGAAGCATTCACTATGTCAATACGTGAACGTTTTGCCCACCTCGACATTGACCAAGATGGTCTGCTTTCCTACACAGAAATGTTAAAGGAGCTGCAGAGTCTGAGGGTTTTCGAGACTCACTTTGGGATAGATGTGAAGAGAGAACCAGAAGAACTGGCTCGAGTATATAGCTCTCTGTTTGAGCAGTTCGATCATGACTTGAATGGAAGAGTGGATTTGGAGGAGTTCAAGCAAGAGACGAAGAAGATGATGCTGGCCATGGCTAATGGGATGGGTTTTTTGCCTGTTCAGATGGTGTTGGAAGAAGATAGTCTCTTGAAGAAAGCTGTGGAGAGGGAGTCTACTTCTGCTCGTACTGTGGCTGCTGCTTAA